CGGGGGTGACGGCGAAGGCATCGGGGATCAACCAAAAATCATGCGCGGCCAGCAGCGTCGCGGAGCCGGCCAGGCAGGCGGTCACGATGAGCGCCGACTTCAGCACTTGGCGCCGCACAATGTCCAGACGAAAGGAGCGCGGAGTGGGCATGAACGGGGAGGTGGAGGGAGGTATCGTATGTGGTGCGTGCCTTACTCCTCGTAAAGTAGCGTGGCGCTGGCCACGCGGCGATGCTTTACAGGCCGTAAAATGGCGCGTATGATATGCGGATCACGCCCTCGTTCGCTCCCTCCTCGGCTCAGGGCCCTCCTCATGCGCACCAAGCGTCGCACGTCGTTTCCCGCACGTTACAGCCGTAGCGTCGCGCTCGCCGCCTTCGCCGTCGTCGCGGTCGCTTCGACGGCGGCCGCTCACGACTTCTGGATCATTCCGGATCTGTTCGCGTTCGACGCCAATGCGACGCTGCAGGTCAATGCCCGGCAAGGTGGCGGCAAATTCCCCGTCGGCACGGCAGTCCAAATCGAGCGCGTCGTCGACGCGCGCATCATCGGCGCGACGACCGCTGCACAGCTGACCGACATGTCCGTGGTCGGGACTTCACTCACGCTGCGTCACAAGCCGACGGCGGCCGGTCAATACGTCATTGCCGTCAGTCTCGCGCCTCGCGTGTTTCGCGAAACGCCGGCGGGGGTCATTCGCTTTCTCAAAGCGGAGGGTGGCGCCGCCGAAGCCGCGCGCCTCGAACGTGAGACGCCGTTCGCTGGGCTCGATAGTGTGATCTTCACCGCGGCTTCCTACGCCGCGACGGTCGTTGAAGTCGGTACGGAAGGTCCGCGCGCTTTTGCCAAGCCTTCCGGTATACGACTTGAGTTCGTGCCGTTGGACGATCCGTCTCACCTGCATGTCGGCGACACGTTGAACGTGCGGATGCTCGGCAACGGGCGCCCAGTGCCCGGCATCGGTATTGAACTCGCAACAGGCCTCGAAAGCACGGCCGATGCGACGGCCGCCGTCATCCGTATCCCGTTCACGGCCGATGCGAACGGCGTGGTGCACATTCCTTTGGAGAAGGCAGGTCCGGTCATGCTGCGCTCCGCCTACGCCAGTCGGAAGGCGGGCGGCGCCGCGCGGGATTGGGACGTCTCGCGTACAACCTTCGTATTCCAGGTTGGAGCGCAGCACTAAGCGGATTCGGGGCGCGGACGACTTGCTTACCCAGCCGGTGGATCGCTTGGTCGGCGCGCGCGTGAGCTCGTTTGCGTATGCCGGACAACCCACCGGGCTGACGCTCCGGATCCACGGCGCTCGAGAATCGCGGTGCCGCGGCCAACGTTGTCCAGTGTTCGAGTGCCCATCTCGCCCTTGAGATTGTATCGGTACAGCGCCCACGCCGTATTTCCGGACACGTGCATCTCGATGTCCACGGGGCGGTAGTGAAAGTTCTTCATCTCTTTCATTTCGGGCGCGAGATGATGATCCCGATAGTCAGTCCAGCCGCGATTGATCCCGGCGCCTTCAACCACGGTGAGACTGTCGCCGGCGTAGAGCGTGTCCAGCGCCTTCATGTCATTGCGCTCCGCGGCTGCAAACAACGCCCGCAGCGTGGCGGTGGCTCCTGCCGTATCGTTTTGCGGCGCTGGCGCAGCGGTGCCCGTGGCGCGCTGCGCATGCGTGACGGATGACAGTACCGCCGTGAGCACCAAAAGTACGGTCGCAGGTCGATTCATGGGTGGTCGGGAGTGCGGGAAGGAAGGATGCGTTCTCGAGGCGCGGTGCGGCCGCCGTCGCCGCTCTTTACGGCGGGTAAAGCGTCATATACATTGCGCAGAGCCGCATTCTTCCGCCAGAGGGTCGTTGGTGTCCAAGCCACGTAAACCGTCATCGTTGGTCGCGTCGCCCCCGTCACGAGTCCGTGGTCTGGCGGCGCCACGCGCGTCCGAGCCGCGACTTCAGGATACGGTCCGTCTCTCTGCCGACGGGCTGGCCAAGGTGCTTGGCGACCTGGAGGCGCGGGTGATGACGGCCGTGTGGGCCCTTGGAACGCCGTCGCCGGCACGCGTGGTGCACGAGCGCGTCGCCCGGACGCACGCGGTCGCTTCGCTTACCGTGATCACCGTGCTCAACAAGCTCGTCGCGAAGCGCTTGCTGCGACGAAAGACGCGCGACGGACTGTTGCACTTCCACGCGGTGATGAGCGAAGCCGAGTTCATGGCGCACGCCTCCCGCCGAGTCGTGGAAGGCATTCTCTCCTTCGGGCCGCAGGCTGTGGCGTCGTCACTCGTCGACGTGCTCGCCGAGCAGGATCCTCAACAGCTCGAAGACCTCGCGCGTCTCATCCGACGCCGACTCAAGGGCTGAGCTGCCGCGGGAGCGGCGGTTCCGTGACTTGGGTCCGCGCCATCCCCGAAAGCGAGCGCCACTGGGAACATGCCAGATCGAGACCATTTAGCCCGCGCAACCGGCGCCCATGAAGGCCGTCATCGGCGCATCGTGCTTTTCGCCACCGGGTGCTGATCCTGCTTGCGACCAGCCCAGTGCTGGCGCATCACGTCGGTTCTCGCCTCGATCAACTGCTGGCGGGCCGTGATCATGTGTTGATGATCTGCGTAATTGCCGTGCACCAGATGCTCGCGCCCGTCCATGCGATCTTTCACTGGCTGCTGGTTGCGGGCCTCGCGTTCGCGATCTGGGATCGCAGTCGTGCATGGCTCGTCGTTCGCCGGCTTCTCGGGAGCGTCGAGGCGCGCAAACCTCGAGCAGGCGACGCATTCTGGGTGGCCGCCGTCGCTGCCGACGTACGGCCCACGCTCATGCGCGTCGTCGATGGTCTGCCCAATCCGGCGTTCACGGCGGGGTGGCTGCGTCCGCATATCTATGTCGCGGCACGGCTACCGGACGCGCTCACGGCGGAGGAGCTGAGCGCCGTGCTTGCGCACGAACACGCGCACGTGCGCCGACGCGATCCGGCACGCCTCTCCATCCTGCGCTTTGTCGGGTGCGCGTTGTTCTGGCTACCCGCGCTGCGACGGTTGGCGGCGGACGCGGCGGACGACGCGGAGATTGCTGCGGATGACACTGCGGTGCGTGGTCAACCGCTCGTGTTGGCGTCGGCGATACTCAAGCTGGCCGGGTGGCGAGTTTCGGGACAGGATCCCGACCTTGGTGGACGGGTCCTCTCGCGCGGATCGGGCGTGATGATCGGTTTCCAACGTGACGCGCTGCTCGACCGGCGGATTCATCGTCTGGTCGGGGACGAGGTCCCCGTCGTGACGCACGTTACTCGGCGGTCGATCGCGACGGCGTTTGCGGGTCTTGCTCTGGTGTGGAGCTCCGGGCTCGCCGTGGCCCATCCTCTTCCGGAAGGCGGTGAACACGGCGCCCCACACGGCGGACACTGTACGCAGCATAACGCATGGGCCGTCGAACATCTTTTCTGCCTGGCGGGGCACGCGCGCACCCCTGGGGCGCTCTGCCCGCACGCGACCGTGCGGAGCGCGACGCGGTAGCGCACCCGTGCTCAATCGCCCCGGTGCGCCACGGGCGTGCACATTTTATGCATGGTAAAGTGCGGTATGGTGCGCCGTCGAGGTGCCTTCCGCTTTGTGTTTCTCGAACTCGATAGTCGAATATGGAAGATCTGGAACGCTCGTATACCGATGGCATAGTCACTGAGCCCGTGACACGACGCCGCTTCCTGCACGCGGCCGGGGCATTTGGCGCGCTCGCGGGACTACAGCGCTTGAGGCCGGCTTATGCCTATCCAGCAAATGACTTGCAAGCATTTGCCGGCGTCGAGCATCGCGTGGCGGGGGCAGCCAGTCGCACCGACCTCGTCATCGACCGCACGCCGTTCGGGTTCGGGGGACGGCGCGGCATCGCCACGACCATCAACGGCTCGGTTCCCGGGCCGCTGCTTCGCTTCCGGGAGGGAGAACGCGCCACGATCCACGTGACAAATCGACTCGGCGAGGACACCTCGATTCATTGGCACGGTCTCCTCGTACCGAATGCGATGGACGGTGTGCCGGGTGTGAATTTTTCAGGAATTCATTCGGGGCAGACGTTTGTCTATGACTTTCCGCTCCGGCAGTACGGAACCTACTGGTATCACAGCCATTCGGGCTTCCAGGAGCAGCTGGGCCACTACGGGCCGCTCATCATCGATCCCATTGAGCCCGAGCCGTTTCAGTACGATCGGGAGTATGTGGTCATGTTGTCGGACTGGTCGTTCGAGAATCCGCTCAAGATCCTCGACAACATCAAGAAGCAGGGCTCGTACTACAATTTCCAGCGGCGTACGGTCGGTGACTTCTTCAAAGACGTAGACCGGGTGGGCTTGCGCGCCACCATCGCGGATCGCTGGGAATGGGGCAAGATGCGGATGAGTCCCATCGACATCGCCGATGTGACGGGCTCGACGTACACCTATCTCCTGAACGGCCTGCCAGCCGCCTCCAACTGGACCGGACTGTTCCGGCCAGGCGAACGGGTGCGGCTCCGCTTTATCAATGCCGCTGCGGGCTCGTATTTCGACGTGCGCATCCCAGGGCTCGAGATGACGCTCGTGCAGGCCAGTGGCCAGCATGTGCAGCCCGTGACGTTCGACGAGTTCCGCATCGAGATCGCACAGACGTTCGACGTGATCGTGCAGCCCACGGAGGATCGCGCCTATACGATCTTCGCGGAGTCGATGGACCGGTCGGGTCATGCGCGGGGCACACTGGCCCCACGTGCCGGCATGAGTGCCGAGGTCCCCACGCGTCGGCCGCGTCCCACGCTTGGCATGATGGACATGGGCATGGCGATGGGAATGGGCGGACACGGCGGGATGTCGATGCCCGGCATGGATATGTCTGCGGCTGCGCCCAAGTCTGTTGCACCGGCGGCGACTGGTCACGCGGGCCATGACATGAGCAGCATGCCGGGCATGGCCTCTTCGCCGGGATCCGGCGTGTTCGAGGGGACGCTGCGCGACGGCACGATTATCCGCGCCTCGAATCTGCGGGCGCCCGGGACAATCCCGGAGCCCATGATGCACGTCGGAGGCAAGCACGGGTCGGCGAGTGCCGGCACGGCGATGGAGACGCGGAGCCGTCTTTCGGAGCCGGGCGCCGGACTCGGCGAAGATGGATGGCGCGTGCTTGTCTGGACCGACGTCAAGCGACTCACGCCGGCTGCGACCTTTGAGGCACCAGCGCGCGAGATCGAGTTACATCTGACCGGCAACATGGAACGCTACATGTGGTCGATCAACGGGATCAAGTATTCGGACGCGCCCGATCCGATCCCGCTCAAACATGGTGAGCGCATCCGGCTTACCATCGTCAACGACACGATGATGGCGCATCCGATGCACATGCACGGCGTGTTCATGGAACTCGAGAATGGGCACGGACCAGAGTGCCCATACGTGCACACCATCAACGTCAAGCCCGCGGAGCGAGTGTCACTGCTCGCGACCCCGGTAGACCCGGGGCCGTGGGCATTCCACTGTCACGTGCTCCTTCACATGGACTTGGGGATGTTCCGGGTGTTTCAGGTGTCGGAACCGGATGGGACGATGACGACCAGCGAAGGGGCGGCGTCGTGAGCGGACACACGCGTTGGGCACGCGCACGGTGTGGCCGTGCCGCGGTCGTTGCACTACTGCTCTCGATGGGGAACGGCTTGCACGCGCAAGCGGCCGGTGCCTCGCATGGATCGCATGGGATGGACTTGGATCGTACGATTCGCGCGTTCGTCCTCGCCGAGCAACTGGAAGTGCACGCGAATCAACCCGATCGACCGGTTGACGTCGAGCTGGTCAGCTGGATCGGCGGCGACTACCGGCGCGTGTTCCTGCGACTGCAGGGTGAGCAGTCGACGCGCCGGTCCGGCGGGTTGGAGTTGCAGGGTGACGTCCTCTACGGGCGGCTCATCACACCCTTTTGGTCGGCGGTCGCCGGCGCTCGCGTCGACACGCGACTACGCAGCGACGAGGTGCCGGCCGAGGGTGGGAACCTATCGACCGTTCGGCGCGCCGCCGACGGTCGACTGACGCGCGGGATGCTCGCGATTGGCGTTGTCGGCCTAGCGCCTGGGTGGTTCGAGCTGGAGCCTACGCTCCTTGTCAGCGACAAGGGCGACGTGTCGCTCGAGGTGGAGTCGTCGTTCGACCTGCTCTTCACGCAGCGCCTGATCGTACAGCCGTGGATAGAGATCAACGCGGCGGTGCAGGCCGTGCCGGAAATCGGTGTCGGCTCCGGGCTCAACGACGTCGAGGTCGGCGCACGCATGCGCTACGAGATTCGGCGGAAGTTCGCGCCGTATGTGGGCGTCTCGCTGCTTCGCCGCACCGGTGTCACAGCTGCGACGTCGCACAACCTCGGCGAGCGGCGAAGCGTCGGCACTATTACCGCCGGCCTGCGGATCTGGCGATGAACTTCGCGATCGCTATTCAACCGCATGGATCTCTCCGCTCTGCGTCATTACCACAGGTCAACGCTATGCGCACTCTCTTGGTCGTTTCGCTGCTCGCCTTCGCTATTCCGAACGCCGCGGTCGTGCGCGCGCAAGGTTCGGGTAGCGTGACCTCGCATGACCACAGCATGTCGATGCCGCAAGGCGGTGCGATGACCGCGCTGCTGACCGATCCGTTCGGGTCGCGCGGCGCATCTGGAACCGCCACCGTGCGCGGTACGTCGGTGCTGATGCAGTGGTCTGGTGATCAACCAGGCACCGCGCGGGTCTGGTCGGTGCGACGCGGATCCTGCGCGCGTGATGAGGGGCTCATCGGCGCTGCAAGCGCGTACGCGCCGATTGCCGTTGATGCAGCCGGAAGCGCTCGTGCTGGCGCGAGTCTTGACGCGCCGCTGGCCGCTGACGGGCAATTCCATGTGCTGGTGCAGACGGCGGCAGACTCGCCATCCGCTGGCGCGGCGGCAACCAGGATCGCCTGTGGGGCCCTGGCAAAGGGAGCCACGCCGGCACGCGCTGTCACGGAGCTCACTACGTCGTCGAACGGCAGCAGACCGGCGGCGATGGATCACTCGGCGATGGACCATTCCTCGATGAACATGTCGGGCTCTGGTGCGGCCAGCGGCGCGGCCGACGCGGCAACGCCAAGCACGAGCATGTCGGGCATGGGTGCAACTGACACGAGCCTGATGGCGATCCACATGCGCATGATGGCCGACCCGGTGATTCGTGAGCGTGTGATGACGGATCCGGTGCTGCAGCGCATGATGGCGCAGATGCCGGGAATGTCCGCCATGGATCTGGACATGGACATGCCGGGGATGAAGAGGGCGCCGTCAGGCAGCGGTGCTGCTGCACGCGCCAAGGCCACGGGCACAACGGCCGAACCTGCCGCGAGGCCTGCGGTCAAGCCAGCCACGAGAGCCGCTACGAGACCCGCTGCGAAACCCGCTGCGAAACCCGCTTCCAAGCCGGCTCCGGCGGCGATGCCAGGCATGGATCACAGCAAAATGCCGGGCATGCGAAAGCCGCCTGCATGACTCACCGTCCCATAACGGCCTCGCGCACCGCAGAGGGCCGTCGGTTCTTGTCCGGTCGCACTTCGCGGTGCGCACTACTGGCACTGGTGCTTCTCGGCGTCGCCCCCGCGCCCGCGCGTGCGCACGCGTCTCTCAAGAGCTCAACGCCGGCTGCTGACTCGACGCTGACGGTAATACCGCGCGAACTGCGGTTGCTGTTTACGGAGGCGCCGGCGCTCGCCTTCAGTCGTCTTGAGCTGCTCAGCGCGTCGGGGGCGGCGGTGGCACTGTCGCCAGTGCGAGCCGCGGCGGATTCCCGGCGAGCGCTCGTGGCTGACATTCGTGGCACGTTGACCGCGGGCACCTACACGGTGGTGTGGCAGATCGCCGGCGATGACGGGCATCCGGTGCGCGGTCGATACACGTTCACGGTCGCTGCCGGTGCGCTGTCGGCCACGCCGACGTCGCCCGACACGTCCCCGCCAAGCGCGGCCGCGGAACCTGAAGCCCGCCCGGAAACGCATCACGATCCAGCGTCGATGCCGCAGGGCGCGAGCTTCGGCGTCGAGTCACCGGCATACGTGGCCATTCGCGCCCTGCTGTACCTCGGCTTGCTCATGGCCATCGGCGCGGTGGCCTTCCAGGGAGCGGTGCTGCGCTTGCTGCAGCGGCGGCGCGGCGCGGACGGTGCACTGCTCGCGAGTGCACGACACGGCGCTGCCCGCATCGGCATGCTCGGCACGGTGCTCGTCGGCATTGCGGCGATGCTGCGCCTGGGCGCGCAGTCGTACGCCATGCACCCACCCGGGTCGACGTTCGATTCGACCCTCGTTCGCGCTATGCTGACGGAGACAGTATGGGGGCGCGGGTGGCTGCTTCAGGTTGTCGGGGTACTGGTCGCCGCGACGGGCTTCCGTTCGGCCATCCGTGGGACAGGCGGGTGGGCGTTGGCCGGGCTTGGCATCCTGGCACTTGCGGTGACCCCTGCGCTTTCGGGGCACGCCGCCGCGACGCCGGAGCGAGCCGGACTCGCGATCATCGCGGACACGTTACACGTGATCGGCGCTGGCGGATGGCTGGGTAGCCTGCTGGTGGTGCTGGCCGCCGGCCTGCCGGCAGCGA
The Gemmatimonas sp. genome window above contains:
- a CDS encoding DUF4198 domain-containing protein, with protein sequence MRTKRRTSFPARYSRSVALAAFAVVAVASTAAAHDFWIIPDLFAFDANATLQVNARQGGGKFPVGTAVQIERVVDARIIGATTAAQLTDMSVVGTSLTLRHKPTAAGQYVIAVSLAPRVFRETPAGVIRFLKAEGGAAEAARLERETPFAGLDSVIFTAASYAATVVEVGTEGPRAFAKPSGIRLEFVPLDDPSHLHVGDTLNVRMLGNGRPVPGIGIELATGLESTADATAAVIRIPFTADANGVVHIPLEKAGPVMLRSAYASRKAGGAARDWDVSRTTFVFQVGAQH
- a CDS encoding nuclear transport factor 2 family protein, with the protein product MNRPATVLLVLTAVLSSVTHAQRATGTAAPAPQNDTAGATATLRALFAAAERNDMKALDTLYAGDSLTVVEGAGINRGWTDYRDHHLAPEMKEMKNFHYRPVDIEMHVSGNTAWALYRYNLKGEMGTRTLDNVGRGTAILERRGSGASARWVVRHTQTSSRARRPSDPPAG
- a CDS encoding BlaI/MecI/CopY family transcriptional regulator; its protein translation is MSKPRKPSSLVASPPSRVRGLAAPRASEPRLQDTVRLSADGLAKVLGDLEARVMTAVWALGTPSPARVVHERVARTHAVASLTVITVLNKLVAKRLLRRKTRDGLLHFHAVMSEAEFMAHASRRVVEGILSFGPQAVASSLVDVLAEQDPQQLEDLARLIRRRLKG
- a CDS encoding M56 family metallopeptidase, yielding MLILLATSPVLAHHVGSRLDQLLAGRDHVLMICVIAVHQMLAPVHAIFHWLLVAGLAFAIWDRSRAWLVVRRLLGSVEARKPRAGDAFWVAAVAADVRPTLMRVVDGLPNPAFTAGWLRPHIYVAARLPDALTAEELSAVLAHEHAHVRRRDPARLSILRFVGCALFWLPALRRLAADAADDAEIAADDTAVRGQPLVLASAILKLAGWRVSGQDPDLGGRVLSRGSGVMIGFQRDALLDRRIHRLVGDEVPVVTHVTRRSIATAFAGLALVWSSGLAVAHPLPEGGEHGAPHGGHCTQHNAWAVEHLFCLAGHARTPGALCPHATVRSATR
- a CDS encoding copper resistance system multicopper oxidase, which encodes MEDLERSYTDGIVTEPVTRRRFLHAAGAFGALAGLQRLRPAYAYPANDLQAFAGVEHRVAGAASRTDLVIDRTPFGFGGRRGIATTINGSVPGPLLRFREGERATIHVTNRLGEDTSIHWHGLLVPNAMDGVPGVNFSGIHSGQTFVYDFPLRQYGTYWYHSHSGFQEQLGHYGPLIIDPIEPEPFQYDREYVVMLSDWSFENPLKILDNIKKQGSYYNFQRRTVGDFFKDVDRVGLRATIADRWEWGKMRMSPIDIADVTGSTYTYLLNGLPAASNWTGLFRPGERVRLRFINAAAGSYFDVRIPGLEMTLVQASGQHVQPVTFDEFRIEIAQTFDVIVQPTEDRAYTIFAESMDRSGHARGTLAPRAGMSAEVPTRRPRPTLGMMDMGMAMGMGGHGGMSMPGMDMSAAAPKSVAPAATGHAGHDMSSMPGMASSPGSGVFEGTLRDGTIIRASNLRAPGTIPEPMMHVGGKHGSASAGTAMETRSRLSEPGAGLGEDGWRVLVWTDVKRLTPAATFEAPAREIELHLTGNMERYMWSINGIKYSDAPDPIPLKHGERIRLTIVNDTMMAHPMHMHGVFMELENGHGPECPYVHTINVKPAERVSLLATPVDPGPWAFHCHVLLHMDLGMFRVFQVSEPDGTMTTSEGAAS
- a CDS encoding copper resistance protein B, yielding MDLDRTIRAFVLAEQLEVHANQPDRPVDVELVSWIGGDYRRVFLRLQGEQSTRRSGGLELQGDVLYGRLITPFWSAVAGARVDTRLRSDEVPAEGGNLSTVRRAADGRLTRGMLAIGVVGLAPGWFELEPTLLVSDKGDVSLEVESSFDLLFTQRLIVQPWIEINAAVQAVPEIGVGSGLNDVEVGARMRYEIRRKFAPYVGVSLLRRTGVTAATSHNLGERRSVGTITAGLRIWR
- a CDS encoding copper resistance protein CopC; this encodes MLLGVAPAPARAHASLKSSTPAADSTLTVIPRELRLLFTEAPALAFSRLELLSASGAAVALSPVRAAADSRRALVADIRGTLTAGTYTVVWQIAGDDGHPVRGRYTFTVAAGALSATPTSPDTSPPSAAAEPEARPETHHDPASMPQGASFGVESPAYVAIRALLYLGLLMAIGAVAFQGAVLRLLQRRRGADGALLASARHGAARIGMLGTVLVGIAAMLRLGAQSYAMHPPGSTFDSTLVRAMLTETVWGRGWLLQVVGVLVAATGFRSAIRGTGGWALAGLGILALAVTPALSGHAAATPERAGLAIIADTLHVIGAGGWLGSLLVVLAAGLPAAMRLPDDERGGVVADLFNAFSPTAVFFAGLVASTGVYAAWLHMNALSALWQSGYGRTLLLKLAVLSVVAGTGAFNWRQVKPTLGTSTGTSRLPISARTELLVGAVVLIITAALVATPTPMDMLDIPMEANVVDAR